In Parasteatoda tepidariorum isolate YZ-2023 chromosome 2, CAS_Ptep_4.0, whole genome shotgun sequence, one DNA window encodes the following:
- the LOC107455409 gene encoding DNA-directed RNA polymerase II subunit RPB11-a produces the protein MNAPPAFESFLLFEGEKKITIEKDTKVPNAAIFTVNKEDHTLGNMIKNQLLKDPNVLFAGYKNPHPLEYKFLLRVQTVMEYSPQEAFTNAITDLISELSLLEERFKEAVREKQEGID, from the exons ATGAATGCCCCACCTGCTTTCGAGTCATTTCTATTGTTcgaaggagaaaaaaa aatcacTATAGAGAAAGATACTAAAGTTCCAAATGCTgcaatttttactgttaataaagAAGATCATACTCTTGGCAACATGATTAAAAA tCAACTTTTAAAGGACCCCAATGTATTGTTTGCTGGCTATAAAAATCCTCATCCTTTAGAGTATAAATTTCTTCTTAGAGTGCAAACTGTCATGGAATACTCTCCTCAAGAAGCTTTCACGAATGCTATCACTGATTTGATTAGTGAACTTTCCCTCTTGGAAGAAAGATTCAAG gaggCTGTGAGAGAGAAACAAGAGGGAATAGATTAG